The genomic stretch GTCGTGTCGACATACTTCACGGCGGCATTCTCCTGCACCACCGCGCGCCCGGTCATCAGCGCGTAGTAATGGTAGAGCGAGTTGGTGACGGAGACGTCGCTCGCCGAGCGGAAGCGACTAGCCGCCGTCGCGGTGAACTCCGGCTCGAACTCGGCCTCCAGCTCGGCCATCACGCTCTTGCGGAGCGGAGTGGCGGCGTGCTCGAGGTGGCGCGTCGTCATCGCCCCGAAGCGCTCGCGCAGTAGGCGCCGGTTGACGCGGGCCGCGTTCTCGAAGCCGCTGCGCGAGGCGTTGGAGTCGCCCATGCCGATGCGCGTGGTCGCCTCGATGAACTTGGTGATGCCTCCGGGCGAGAAGAAGATCGACGGATCGACCGGACGCCCGAAGAACATGTCGTCGTTGGAGTAGAGGAAGTGCTCCGCCAGACCCGGGATGCGGTGCAGCTGGCTCTCGACGGCGTGGGAGTTGTGGGTGGGCAGCACGGAGAGGTCGCGGAAGTGGTCCTCGCTGCGCACGAGCGTCACGTCGGGGTGCTCGTCGAGCCAGCGCGGGCGCGGGGAGTCGGTGACGATGTAGATGCGCCGGATCCACGGGGCATACATGTAGACGCTGCGCAGGGCATACTTCAGTTCGTCGATCTGGCGGAAGCGCGCGGGGGCGTCGTCGCCCTCGCCCACCACGTAGCTGGACATCCGGGCCGCGCGGGCGCGCTGGAATTCGAGATCGGTGCCGTCCACCCACGAAAACACAATGTCGATCTCAAAGCGGATGTCGCTGACCAACGGCTCGAACATGCCCTCGAACGTCGGCCAGGTGCGGCCGTAGGCCTCGACGTGCGCGTCGATCGCCTCGGCGACGGGAAGGCTGTTGCGCATCAGCGCGTTCTCGGCGGGAGTGATGATTTCCTCCTCGCCGACCTTCCACAGCTCCAGGCGGACCCCACTCCGGGCGCCGTAGCGCAGCGATCCGGTGGAGGAGACGCGCGGGCGGAACAGCTTGAACACGGCGGCGCGCGGATATGGCGCCAGAACCCCCTCGGCCAGCAACTGCGGCGGGGTGCCGCGCTTGTCGACGGTCTTCGTGTAAAAGGGTTCGGTCGCGAAGGCGCGAGCAAGCAGCGTCGCCAGCTCCGCGCCCAGCATGCGGTCGACCGCGAGGAACGGCGAACCGTTGGTGCCGCGAATGAGGCGGTAGGGGAATTCGGCGGCGTCGAGGACCTCGCCGATCGCGATCAAGTCTTCGGTCCAGGCCGCGCGCGGCGTCGTACTCGAGTTCACCAGCGAGAACAGGCCGGCATGGACCACGACGTCGTCGCGGTCGAAGTGGCGCGGGCGCAGGAGCGGTGACGGAAGAGCACGGACAGAAGGCATGATTCACATTATCCGCCGTGGATTTCGTGTGTGTGACCGGGCCGTCAGCTTGACAGCGACTCCAGACGGGTCATCGCCTTCTCGGCGACCTTCGCGGTCCGGCGGGCGCGATGCCGCTCCTCGGCCGCGACGACACCGAGCGCGAAGGCGCCCTCGCCGCTGCGGTCGGCCTGGTCGAGGATCAGCGCGCGAGCGGCGAGCGCGTCGCGCTCCTCCCCCAGCGCGTCCGCGAGGTCCTCAGCCGCCTCGGCGAGCGAGCGTCGGCGAGCACCGACTGCCTCGGGGACGACCGCACGCCAGGCCTCAACGGTGTAGCGGAGCCGCTTCGCCGCCTTCCGCAGGTCGTGCCGGGCCTCGAGCGAGCCGCCCAACATCGTCGCGCGGGCGTCCGCGATCCGCGAGAGCTCCTTCGCGACCGAGCGACGCACCAGCGCCGTCGCGCTCGAGTTCGCCTTGGCGGTGCGGGGCGGATCGGCGAGCAGGACGTCGAGCGAGGCGAGGAGCGCGAGGTAGCGGCCGCCGCGCAGGGTGCGGGCGACGCGGCGCAGCGCTGCCGCGTGCCTCCGCTCGATCTCCTCCAGTAGAGCGGAGGGGACGCTCGGAGCGCCCTGGACTGCGGCGAGGGACGCGCGGAACCTGTCGGTGAGTACCTCCTGATCGCGGGCGGCGCCGAGGACACCGCCGAGCCAGCGCAGTTCGTCGCGCACGGGATCGGTGGCTGCGCGATCGAGCACGGAGCGGGAGGCGGCGAGAACGGAGCGGAGCCGGCGGGTGAGTACGCGCATCCGGTGCAGGGCGTCGTCGGCCTCGAGGCGCACGCAGGGGTCCACGGCGCGCAGCTCCCGCAGGAGTGAGCGGACCGCGGCGAGCGCCGCCTCCCCGCCGTCGCGCGGATCCGGAACCGGCTCGTCGATCGGGCCGCCCGTGGCTCGGGCAAGCTTGGAGGCGCTCGCGGCCGGGCGGGCGCCCGCGGCGAGCAGGCGCTGCTCGATCGCGTCGAGGATCCGCTCCCCCTCCTCTCCCGGGACGTCGACCAGCTCGACCTCCCACTCCCGCCAGCGCCGCTCGCGTCCAGTGCGCTGGTCGCGCGCAATCACCAGGTCGTCGGCGATCTCGGCGAGCTGTCTGCCTCGGGAATCGACGACGCGGGTGACCGAGCGGACGGTCTCAAGCAGCGCCAGCGGCTCCAGCGGTGCGCGCCCGACCTGGCCGAGCACGGACTCGCGCACGACGGACGGCACAGTCCGCGAGGGCGTGAGATCCGAATGGATCTCGGTGCGGCCCGAGGAGCCGGGCAGTTTGACGTGCCAGCCCTGGTCGGCTCCGCCTTCGCGACGGCGCAGCGTGATGCGCGCCCGGGAGAGCGCGCGGTCGAGGGTGTCGAAGTATTCGGCGTGGAGCGTCACCGGCTGCTCGGCGCGCGCGGTCGCCACGATCCCGGCGCCGGCGAGGTCGGGGAGGCGGGTGTCGGCGTCCACGTCGTACTTGCGCTCGACCTCGGTCTGCACCCTCCGCCCGCCGCTCGCCGGGGACGTCGCCGACTCGTTCTCCGCACCGCTGGCCATGCTCCATTGTGGTCACGCTCGGCGCCTGCCGGGCACCCCGGGGCGGCCCGGCGCGCCCTCGCCCTAGGCTGGAGCGATGACCGTGCCCGTTCCGCCCGTCGCCCGCCGTGTCCCCCTGGAGCGCCGTCATCACGGCGACGTGGTGCTCGACCCCTACGAGTGGCTGCGCGGAAAGGAGAACCCCGAGGTGATCGCGCACCTCGAAGCCGAGAACGCCTATACCGAGGCGACGCTGGCTCCCCTGGCACCGCTGCGCGAGCGCCTGTTCGAGGAGATCCGCTCCCGCACGAAGGAGACCGACCTCTCGGTCCCCGTGCGCGAGGGCTCGTGGTGGTACTTCTCGCGCTCCTACGAGGGGCGCCAGTACGCTGTGCACTGCCGCGCGCCGATCACCGGGCCGGACGACTGGACGCCGCCGTCGATTGCCGAGGGCGGACCGCTGAGGGGCGAGCAGGTCGTTCTGGACGGCAACGCGCAGGCGGAGGGGCACGACTTCTTCTCGCTCGGCAGCTTCGACGTCTCCGCCGACGGTCGCTACCTCCTCTTCGGCACCGACGTCGAGGGCGACGAGCGATACACCCTGCGCATCCGCGACCTCCAGACCGGCGAGGACCTGCCCGACGTGATCGAGGGCACCGGCGGCGGAGCGACCTTCGGCGCGGACGCCCGCTTCGTCTTCTACCCGACCGTCGATGAGTCGTGGCGCCCCGACACCATCTGGCGCCACGCGGTCGGCGGTGGCGTCCCCGACGAGGTCGTCTTCGCCGAGCCCGACGAGCGCTACTGGATCGGTGTGGGGCTCACCCGCAGCCGCCGCTTCCTCGTCATCGAGATCGGCAGCAAGATCACCAGCGAGTGCCTGGTGCTAGACGCATCGGACCCGACCGGCTCCTTCCGCTCGGTCTGGCCGCGCCGCGAGGGCGTGGAGTACGAGGTGGAGCACGCCGTCATCGACGGGCGCGACCGCTTTCTGATCGTGCACAACGACGGAGCCCTCGACTTCGAGATCGTCGAGGAGCCCGCCGACCTCGCGCTCGACGCCGACGCCCGGGCCCGCGAGCGCCGCGTGGTGGTGCCGCACCAGGAGGGTCGCCGGATCGAGGGCGTCGATGCCTTCGCCGGACACGTTGTCGTCTCCTACCGCGCCGACGGGGCCACCCGGCTCGGGCTGCTCCGCGAGGACGGCGGCGACGCACGGCTGGAGGAGATCGTCTTCGACGAGCCGCTCTACGACGCGGGCCTGGCCGGGAACCCGGAGTGGGAGCAGACCTCGCTCCGCCTCGCGTACACCTCCTTCGTTACCCCCTCGACCGTGCTCGCGCTCACCGTCGCGACCGGCGAGCGTACCGTCCTCAAGCAGCAGCCGGTGCTCGGCGACTACGACCCAGCGCTCTACGTGCAGCGGCGGGAGTGGGCGGTCGCCGAGGACGGCACGCGCGTGCCGCTCTCGCTTGTCTGGCGCCGCGACGCCGCCGACCCGGACTCGGCACCGGCGCCCCTCCTTCTCTACGGCTACGGATCGTACGAAGCGAGCATCGACCCGGGCTTCTCGATCGCGCGCCTCTCGCTACTGGACCGGGGGGTCGTCTTCGCGATCGCGCATGTGCGCGGCGGTGGAGAGATGGGCCGCTCCTGGTATGAGAACGGGAAGACGCTGACCAAGCGGACGACCTTCACCGACTTCGTCTCGGCGGCGCGGCACCTGGTCGACGCAGGGTTCACCACCCCGCAGCGGCTGGTCGCGCAGGGCGGATCGGCCGGCGGCCTACTGATGGGCGCGGTCGCGAACCTCGCCCCGGAGGCGTTCGCCGGGATCCTCGCGCAGGTGCCGTTCGTCGACGCGCTCACGTCGATCCTCGATCCGTCGCTGCCGCTGACGGTGATCGAGTGGGACGAGTGGGGCGACCCGCTGCACGACGCCGAGGTGTACGCCTACATGAAGTCGTACTCGCCGTACGAGAACGTGCGGGAGGATGTGCAGTACCCGCGGATCCTCGCAACGACGAGCCTGAACGACACCCGGGTGCTCTACGTGGAGCCGGCGAAGTGGGTGGCGCGACTGCGCGAGGTCGGTGCTCCCGCTCTGCTGCGCACGGAGATGACGGCAGGGCACGGCGGAGTCAGCGGGCGCTACGAGCGCTGGCGCGAGATCGCGTTCGAGTACGCCTGGATGCTGGACGTGCTCGGCCTGGCCTGATCGGGCGGCTCGGCCTGGGCGCCGCAAGCCCCTCCACCCGCCGTCAGCGGCCAGTAGGGTCGGGGTGCCGACGGAGGGAAGAGCATGAGCGCAGGCCTGTCGATCGACCGAATCGCCGCATGGGTGGCGGATCAGAGATGGTACGCGAGTAAAGGGCGGCGCCCCGAGCTGGAGGTCCGCGGCGCCTGGTCGCTGCACCCCGGAGACGCGGAGGTGGTGGACCACCTTTTCCTCGACCGGGCCGGAACCAGCCCGGTCCTCTACCAGGTGCCGGTGACGGTGCATGCGGCTCCTGTGGCCGGCCTCGAGGACGCCCTCGTCTACTCCGACGACGCGCACTGGGTGTACGACGCACCGCGCGACCCGGTCTTCTCCCGCGCTCTGCTCGCCATGATCGGCGACGACCTCCGCTCCGACGAGGACGGCGCCCACGGTGGCGCGCGTGCGCAGGGGCACCGGCAGCCGGGAGCCGTGATCGGTGAGTTCGAGTCCTCGAAGGTCCTCAGCGGCGAGCAGTCGAACACCTCGGTGATCATCCGCACGACCGCAGACGACGGATCCGCCGCGACGCCGGTGATCGTAAAGGTGTTCCGCGCCCTGCACCACGGCGACAACCCGGACGTGACCGTCCAGTCGGCCCTCAACGCCGCCGGCAGCGCCCTCGTCCCACCCGTGATCGGCACTGTGACCGGCGAGTGGGACGATGAGGGCGAGGAGACGGGTCGTGCCTTCGGTCACCTCGCCTTTGCGCAGGAGTTCCTCCCCGGCGTGCAGGACGCCTGGCGCGTCGCCCTCGAAGCGGCCGCCGCCGACTCCGACTTCACCGGCCCCGCCCGCGAGCTGGGCCGTGCCACCGCCGAGGTGCACGCGACGCTCGCCGAGGTCATGCCGACCGAGGACACCACGTCCGGGGTCGTCGAGCGGATGGTCGCGACCATGCGTCGAAGGCTGCGCATCGCGTCGGCCGAGGTCCCCGTCATCGCTGAGGACTCGGAGGCGATCGAGGCCGTGTTCAGCGCCGCCGAGGGCGCGCCGTGGCCGCGGCTCCAGCGCATCCACGGCGACTACCACCTCGGCCAGGTGCTCTCGGTGCCCGGCCGCGGCTGGGTGCTGCTGGACTTCGAGGGCGAGCCGCTGAGGCCGATGCACGAGCGTCGGTTGCCGGATGTGGCGCTGCGCGACGTCGCCGGGATGCTGCGCTCTTTCGACTACGCGGCGGGAGCGCACGAGCAGGCCGAGCCGGGCTCCTCCCGGGCGGCCTGGGCGGCTGCAAGTCGTGCCGCCTTCCTCGATGGGTACACCGAGCGAGCTGGCGACGCGGTCACCGCGCACCGGGCGGTCCTCGACGCTTTCGAACTTGACAAGGCCGTCTACGAGGCGATCTACGAGGCCCGCAACCGGCCAGAGTGGCTGTCGATCCCGGTCGCCGCGGTGCAGCGCCTCGCCGGACGCTCGTAGGGTGAGAGGCATGAGCGACGACAGCGATGGCACCGACGACAAGAAGCCCCTCGACCCGCTGAGCGATTTCAGCATCCCGGGCGACACCGACCTACACACGACTGGCGACGCTTCGGGCGCCGACGGTGAGAAGGTCGCGGAGCCCGGAGCCGACGAGGACTGACGGGCCCGGGAGGCGGTCCGCATCGCTCGGGGTGGGTCTGGATCGGCGCGCTACTCGACCAGCGTGGTTCGCGAGCCGGGATGGTCGAGGAGGCGCCTCAGCGCCCGCAGAGGCGCGGCAGCCAGCCGACGAACGGTACGCGGTGGAAGGGAGTCGTGCGCGCTCCACTGCGCCACCGGCTCCGCGCCCGGGAAGGAGCGCCGCGTCCACGCGATCAGGTCCTCCACCGCCTCCGAGGTGACCGGCCGACGCCCCACCGGATGGCCGTTGCCGCCGACGAGCAGGCGACGTTCCCCCTCGCTCTCGGCATCGCGCACCGAGCGCGATGGCTCATCGACCGAGAGGTACATCCCGTCGGGGATCACCGCGTCGGTGTGGAACGCGATCGCGGATGACCGCAGCGCGGCGCGCTTGGCGAGGTAGAGACCGCGGTCCAGGATCGGCGCGCCCGTGAGCAGGTAGGCGCGGTCCCCCGTCACCGGTCCGGCGCTGGTGCGCACCTGCACGGGGGCAGTGGCGCGCATGCCGAGGGCGCGCACACCCTGCACCAGAGTGTCGCCAGCGGCGCGGAAGTCGGCGGCGAGCGCGGTGAGACGTCCATCGGGTCGAACTGGGCCTGGTCGTCGAGCGCGACCGCGACCGTGCTGGGGAACGGGACGTCGAGCTCGCCGACGAGCCGGGTCGCGAGGCCGAAGCGGCGAGCGGTGGCGTGCTCCTTCAGCACGGCGTCCGCTCCCTCGGGCGTCTGCGCGTAGCTGGAGGCGGTGCGCCGTTGCACGGGCACACCGGCGCTCTCGCAGAAGTCGATCAGCCAACGGAAGCCCGCCCATCCGGGTCCTCATTACTCAGGGGCCGCACGGCCCGCGAGCGACGCTACCCGGAGCCTTGGACATCCGCAGGCGTGGTTCGAGTCGCTCCTCCGAACGTACTCACCGTGCCGGATTCCACCCGCGCACCGCACAGAGACGTCGCCTGCACAGGAACGCAATTCTCAGGGCATGCCTCTCGCTCTTGTGACCGGCGCTGCGCGCGCGAACAGCATCGCCGCCGGCATCGTGCCTCGCCTAACCAAGGACGGCTGGACCGTCGTGACCAGCGACCTTCACGCAGGCGATATCCCCTGCGACCTGTCGACCGCAGAGGGCCCGGCGACGCTCGTCACCGAAGTCTCGAGCAGGTACGGGCCGATTGAGGCCTTAGTTCTCAGCCATGCTCACGACGTGGAATCGGGGATCCTCGACACCACCGCCGAGAGCGTGGACCAGCACTTCGCCGTCAACGCCCGCGCGTCCCTGCTTCTCATCGCCGCATTCGCCCGGCAAAGTGGAGAAAGGGGAGGTGCGATCGTCGCCTTCACCAGCGACCACACAACCGGGAACCTCCCCTACGGCGCCTCCAAGGGAGCGCTCGACCGCATCGTCATCTCCGCTGCCCGTGAGCTCGGCCCCCTTCGCATTTCCGCGAACGTCGTGAACCCCGGGCCGATCGACACCGGCTGGATAGACGACTCTCTCCGAGCGGCCCTCACCACTCAGCACCCGCTCGGACGACTCGGCACCCCGACCGACATCGCCGCCGTCGTCGCCTTCCTCCTGTCCGCGGAGGGCAGATGGATGACCGGCCAGCTCCTCACCGCCGATGGCGGATTCTCGGCACGACTCTGACCCGCTGCAGGATCATCACGCTTCCCAGACGAAAGTGTCCACCGCGCGGGCGGCGATGCGACGACGAGCACCACTGCCGTCTCTCTGGCGACCATCGCGCAGCTGACAGGCGGCTCAGACACTCAGAGCCAGCCCCAGCGCGTGAACAGCCGGTGCAGGACCACGCTCGAAGCGACCATTGCCGCGAGCGACGCCGGATAGCCCCAGGCGACGTGCAGCTCGGGCATCACGTCGAAATTCATCCCGTAGATGCTCGAAATCATGGTCGGCGCGAAGAAGATGGCCGCCCAGGCCGAAATCCGCTTGACCTCGTCGTTCTGCTGGTTGCCCACCTCCGCCAGCTTCTTCATGTCCTCGTTCTGGCGCTGAGCGACGAGGGTCGCGTTCACGGCCAGAATCTCGCGGAGCGTCGTGCGGAAACCGTCGACCCGCTCGGTGACCAGCGCGACGTGATCGGCGACGTCGCGGATGTAGCGGCGCAGCTCCACATCCGACTGGAACACCTCGAAGTCGGTGACGAGCCGGGTGAGCATGCCGGTCAGGGGAGCGACCGCGCGCTGGAAGTCGAGCACCTCCTGGCTGAGCTCGTAGATGCGGCGGGACACCGCCGGGTCGCCCTCGAAGACCTGCGCCTCGATCTCGTCGATGTCGTTTTCAAGCCCCGCAACCACGGGCGAGTACTGATCCACCACGGCGTCGAGGATCGCGTAGAGCACAGCGACCGGGCCGACGCGCAGCAGCTCCGGGTCGGCCTCCATCCGCCGGCGCACCAGCGAGAGGTCGGGCTTCTCGGAGTGGCGGACCGTGACGACGAAGTTCGCGCCGACGAACAGGTGCAGCTCGCCGAAGTCGACCTCCTCGCGCTGGTCGGAGTAGCTGGCAGCGCGCAGAACGACGAACATGTCGCTGCCGTAGCGCTCGAGCTTGGGCCGCTGGTGCGCGCTGATCGCGTCCTCGAGGGCGAGCGGATGCATCGAGAATTCGTCCTCAAGCGCCGCCAGCTCGGCCGCATTCGGCCGGTAGAGGCCGATCCACGCCATCGCGTCCGGCAGCTTCTGCAGGGCGGCGAGCGCCTCCGGGATGCTGCTCGGTGAGACGACCCGGTGGCCGTCCTGGTAGATCGCGTTGTCGACGGTGCTGGTGCGCGCCGGCTCGTCGTCCGGGCGGATTCGCTGGATCGGTGCGGTGTCCTCGGCGGCCGCACGGGTGCGCGAGCCCAGCCCGAGGATCGTCGCGGGGACGCGGGGTAGCTTCACGACCTTCTCCTCATGCTCGACCGACGCCCTATTGTGCACCCCCGGATGAACGGCAGGTGTCCGCTGCGCCACCGGTGTCGGAGGCTCTCACTAGCCTGGAGTCACTCCCGGACGACACAGATAGAGACGACCCGGAAGAGACGACCCAAAAGAGACGACC from Rathayibacter rathayi encodes the following:
- a CDS encoding stealth family protein, with amino-acid sequence MPSVRALPSPLLRPRHFDRDDVVVHAGLFSLVNSSTTPRAAWTEDLIAIGEVLDAAEFPYRLIRGTNGSPFLAVDRMLGAELATLLARAFATEPFYTKTVDKRGTPPQLLAEGVLAPYPRAAVFKLFRPRVSSTGSLRYGARSGVRLELWKVGEEEIITPAENALMRNSLPVAEAIDAHVEAYGRTWPTFEGMFEPLVSDIRFEIDIVFSWVDGTDLEFQRARAARMSSYVVGEGDDAPARFRQIDELKYALRSVYMYAPWIRRIYIVTDSPRPRWLDEHPDVTLVRSEDHFRDLSVLPTHNSHAVESQLHRIPGLAEHFLYSNDDMFFGRPVDPSIFFSPGGITKFIEATTRIGMGDSNASRSGFENAARVNRRLLRERFGAMTTRHLEHAATPLRKSVMAELEAEFEPEFTATAASRFRSASDVSVTNSLYHYYALMTGRAVVQENAAVKYVDTTMHQGLKDMRKLLKNRGVDFFCLNDGSFPEISAEARTKAVIGFLEEYYPIPAPWERED
- a CDS encoding CYTH and CHAD domain-containing protein — protein: MASGAENESATSPASGGRRVQTEVERKYDVDADTRLPDLAGAGIVATARAEQPVTLHAEYFDTLDRALSRARITLRRREGGADQGWHVKLPGSSGRTEIHSDLTPSRTVPSVVRESVLGQVGRAPLEPLALLETVRSVTRVVDSRGRQLAEIADDLVIARDQRTGRERRWREWEVELVDVPGEEGERILDAIEQRLLAAGARPAASASKLARATGGPIDEPVPDPRDGGEAALAAVRSLLRELRAVDPCVRLEADDALHRMRVLTRRLRSVLAASRSVLDRAATDPVRDELRWLGGVLGAARDQEVLTDRFRASLAAVQGAPSVPSALLEEIERRHAAALRRVARTLRGGRYLALLASLDVLLADPPRTAKANSSATALVRRSVAKELSRIADARATMLGGSLEARHDLRKAAKRLRYTVEAWRAVVPEAVGARRRSLAEAAEDLADALGEERDALAARALILDQADRSGEGAFALGVVAAEERHRARRTAKVAEKAMTRLESLSS
- a CDS encoding S9 family peptidase, which gives rise to MTVPVPPVARRVPLERRHHGDVVLDPYEWLRGKENPEVIAHLEAENAYTEATLAPLAPLRERLFEEIRSRTKETDLSVPVREGSWWYFSRSYEGRQYAVHCRAPITGPDDWTPPSIAEGGPLRGEQVVLDGNAQAEGHDFFSLGSFDVSADGRYLLFGTDVEGDERYTLRIRDLQTGEDLPDVIEGTGGGATFGADARFVFYPTVDESWRPDTIWRHAVGGGVPDEVVFAEPDERYWIGVGLTRSRRFLVIEIGSKITSECLVLDASDPTGSFRSVWPRREGVEYEVEHAVIDGRDRFLIVHNDGALDFEIVEEPADLALDADARARERRVVVPHQEGRRIEGVDAFAGHVVVSYRADGATRLGLLREDGGDARLEEIVFDEPLYDAGLAGNPEWEQTSLRLAYTSFVTPSTVLALTVATGERTVLKQQPVLGDYDPALYVQRREWAVAEDGTRVPLSLVWRRDAADPDSAPAPLLLYGYGSYEASIDPGFSIARLSLLDRGVVFAIAHVRGGGEMGRSWYENGKTLTKRTTFTDFVSAARHLVDAGFTTPQRLVAQGGSAGGLLMGAVANLAPEAFAGILAQVPFVDALTSILDPSLPLTVIEWDEWGDPLHDAEVYAYMKSYSPYENVREDVQYPRILATTSLNDTRVLYVEPAKWVARLREVGAPALLRTEMTAGHGGVSGRYERWREIAFEYAWMLDVLGLA
- a CDS encoding maltokinase N-terminal cap-like domain-containing protein — protein: MSAGLSIDRIAAWVADQRWYASKGRRPELEVRGAWSLHPGDAEVVDHLFLDRAGTSPVLYQVPVTVHAAPVAGLEDALVYSDDAHWVYDAPRDPVFSRALLAMIGDDLRSDEDGAHGGARAQGHRQPGAVIGEFESSKVLSGEQSNTSVIIRTTADDGSAATPVIVKVFRALHHGDNPDVTVQSALNAAGSALVPPVIGTVTGEWDDEGEETGRAFGHLAFAQEFLPGVQDAWRVALEAAAADSDFTGPARELGRATAEVHATLAEVMPTEDTTSGVVERMVATMRRRLRIASAEVPVIAEDSEAIEAVFSAAEGAPWPRLQRIHGDYHLGQVLSVPGRGWVLLDFEGEPLRPMHERRLPDVALRDVAGMLRSFDYAAGAHEQAEPGSSRAAWAAASRAAFLDGYTERAGDAVTAHRAVLDAFELDKAVYEAIYEARNRPEWLSIPVAAVQRLAGRS
- a CDS encoding SDR family oxidoreductase, which translates into the protein MPLALVTGAARANSIAAGIVPRLTKDGWTVVTSDLHAGDIPCDLSTAEGPATLVTEVSSRYGPIEALVLSHAHDVESGILDTTAESVDQHFAVNARASLLLIAAFARQSGERGGAIVAFTSDHTTGNLPYGASKGALDRIVISAARELGPLRISANVVNPGPIDTGWIDDSLRAALTTQHPLGRLGTPTDIAAVVAFLLSAEGRWMTGQLLTADGGFSARL
- a CDS encoding magnesium and cobalt transport protein CorA: MKLPRVPATILGLGSRTRAAAEDTAPIQRIRPDDEPARTSTVDNAIYQDGHRVVSPSSIPEALAALQKLPDAMAWIGLYRPNAAELAALEDEFSMHPLALEDAISAHQRPKLERYGSDMFVVLRAASYSDQREEVDFGELHLFVGANFVVTVRHSEKPDLSLVRRRMEADPELLRVGPVAVLYAILDAVVDQYSPVVAGLENDIDEIEAQVFEGDPAVSRRIYELSQEVLDFQRAVAPLTGMLTRLVTDFEVFQSDVELRRYIRDVADHVALVTERVDGFRTTLREILAVNATLVAQRQNEDMKKLAEVGNQQNDEVKRISAWAAIFFAPTMISSIYGMNFDVMPELHVAWGYPASLAAMVASSVVLHRLFTRWGWL